A single genomic interval of Eleutherodactylus coqui strain aEleCoq1 chromosome 3, aEleCoq1.hap1, whole genome shotgun sequence harbors:
- the LOC136621441 gene encoding waprin-Phi1-like encodes MSTETESSTMKLILLLGVLVELTCVYAEKPGVCPKERDATLVPCTPTCNSDDNCSGIEKCCITSCAGTSCKIPDGKAGSCPAASEVQCTKSISCSSDTDCDNEQKCCGSSCNTLICSNPV; translated from the exons ATGTCTACTGAGACGGAGAGCAGCACAATGAAGCTCATCCTACTGCTCGGAGTCCTGGTGGAACTGACGTGTGTCTATGCAG AGAAGCCGGGTGTGTGTCCAAAGGAGCGTGATGCCACTCTTGTACCTTGCACACCCACATGCAACAGCGACGATAATTGTAGCGGCATTGAGAAATGTTGTATAACCTCATGTGCTGGAACTTCCTGTAAAATCCCAGATG gaaaagccggctcCTGCCCGGCTGCCAGCGAGGTGCAATGCACCAAGAGCATTTCTTGCTCCTCTGATACCGATTGTGACAACGAACAGAAGTGCTGCGGTAGCAGCTGCAATACCTTGATCTGCAGCAACCCG